A single genomic interval of uncultured Desulfobulbus sp. harbors:
- a CDS encoding peptidase domain-containing ABC transporter codes for MAGFQTADYMRWFIPEVLRQKWTFFDVGLAVLFINLIGLVTPIFFQIVIDKVLVNQASTTLHTLGIGMVVALAINGFLDFLRDYLLLHAGNKIDLRVAGRTFRHMLQLPLDFFEHIAAGILTQHMQQTAKIRHFLTGDLFLSVLEAGALFVFLPFLFFYSQLLTGVVVLFTLLIASIIGVLIVPFRRRLNDLYAAEGKRQAMLVETIQGVATVKAMALEPLLRRQWENAVAGAVSMQFLVGKISITARSLTRFLERMMTVTLVWLGAGLVFEGSISVGALIAFQMLAGRVSSPLVRLVGLIHQFQETALSVEKLGLVMNAKGEWGAKRHGLRPSLGGDIVLEKVSFRYRADLPRVLRDISLTIRAGTTIGIVGPSGSGKTTLTRMLQKVYFPTSGTIWINNCYLNEIDTVHLRRSIGVVLQENFLFHATIAENIRAGQTSASREQIVRAALLAGADEFIVALPQGYDTQLEEGGKNLSGGQRQRLAIARALLTSPEILILDEATSSLDPESERIIRNNLQEIARNRTVLLVSHRLSMLKNAETILVLEQGRVVGWGPHQQLLHQCATYNRLWQQQTECA; via the coding sequence TTGGCTGGTTTTCAAACCGCTGATTACATGCGATGGTTTATCCCCGAGGTTTTACGCCAGAAATGGACCTTTTTCGATGTTGGCCTCGCGGTGTTGTTCATCAACCTCATAGGGCTGGTCACGCCCATTTTCTTTCAGATCGTCATCGATAAGGTTTTGGTCAATCAGGCGTCGACCACCCTACATACCTTGGGGATCGGCATGGTCGTTGCCTTGGCGATCAATGGGTTTTTGGATTTTCTCCGCGATTACCTCCTTCTGCATGCCGGCAACAAGATCGACCTGCGTGTTGCCGGAAGGACTTTTCGCCACATGCTGCAGTTGCCTCTGGATTTTTTTGAGCACATTGCTGCCGGTATCCTCACCCAACATATGCAGCAAACTGCCAAGATTCGTCATTTTCTCACCGGGGATCTCTTCCTCTCGGTACTGGAGGCAGGCGCGCTCTTTGTCTTTCTTCCTTTTCTCTTTTTTTACAGCCAACTCCTCACAGGAGTCGTCGTCCTGTTCACCCTGTTGATCGCCTCCATCATTGGCGTGTTGATCGTCCCGTTTAGGCGGCGGCTGAACGATCTCTATGCGGCGGAAGGGAAACGTCAGGCCATGCTGGTGGAAACCATCCAAGGCGTGGCCACGGTCAAGGCCATGGCCCTCGAACCCTTGCTGCGCAGGCAGTGGGAAAATGCTGTGGCTGGTGCCGTCAGCATGCAGTTTCTCGTCGGCAAAATCTCGATCACGGCAAGGTCACTGACCCGTTTCCTTGAACGGATGATGACGGTCACCCTGGTTTGGCTGGGGGCGGGCCTTGTCTTTGAGGGGAGCATAAGCGTAGGCGCGTTGATTGCTTTTCAAATGTTGGCGGGCCGGGTTTCTTCCCCCTTAGTGCGTTTGGTGGGGTTAATCCACCAGTTCCAGGAAACGGCCCTGTCGGTCGAAAAACTCGGTCTGGTGATGAACGCCAAGGGGGAGTGGGGAGCAAAACGTCACGGCCTCCGGCCATCCCTTGGGGGAGACATTGTTTTGGAGAAGGTCAGTTTTCGTTACCGTGCGGATCTGCCCCGCGTACTTCGGGATATTTCATTGACCATTCGCGCCGGGACCACCATTGGCATTGTCGGGCCCAGTGGTTCGGGAAAAACCACGCTGACGCGGATGCTGCAGAAGGTATATTTCCCGACGAGCGGGACGATATGGATCAATAACTGTTACCTCAATGAGATTGATACCGTCCATCTTCGGCGCAGTATCGGGGTGGTGTTGCAGGAGAATTTTTTGTTCCATGCCACCATCGCGGAAAACATTCGTGCAGGACAAACATCCGCTTCACGTGAGCAGATTGTTCGGGCGGCTCTTTTGGCCGGGGCTGATGAATTTATTGTTGCCCTGCCACAGGGGTACGACACCCAGCTTGAGGAGGGCGGCAAGAATCTTTCCGGAGGACAGCGGCAACGGCTGGCCATTGCCCGTGCCCTGTTGACCTCACCGGAGATTCTCATCCTTGACGAGGCCACCAGTTCCCTGGATCCAGAGAGCGAACGAATCATTCGCAATAATTTACAGGAGATCGCGCGCAATCGCACGGTGCTCCTCGTCTCCCATCGTCTTTCCATGCTGAAAAATGCAGAGACCATCCTTGTGCTTGAACAGGGAAGAGTGGTCGGTTGGGGGCCGCATCAACAACTGCTTCATCAGTGTGCCACCTATAACAGGCTCTGGCAGCAACAAACCGAATGTGCATGA
- a CDS encoding cysteine peptidase family C39 domain-containing protein → MGDPYFKEDGAITAMSGPKGEESTSHQIELLLCCRHLIQQFGHEASERFSSISADSGSNGRKITLERIIQTARGLGLQTVIHRPEFEQLFACLPAVAEFRNGRYVLVSEWTHDSETALTLLFPQSPDNTNLEKISLQKFQEIWAGGILYFRRVNTALLCFSIVAREHQIEVSPERLAHEYAQPQEMVGHSTMLRMAKDNGLRAHLFHLDWEGLLKLNKAFPVIARLHSGQYVVLAGVTRSPEEGEARLVCFDPLLGSGKGMQHLSPKQYETISTGDVFVFKRVFELSDENQPFGLRWWGQRSTFHPKSSA, encoded by the coding sequence ATGGGAGATCCGTACTTCAAGGAGGATGGGGCAATCACTGCAATGTCGGGACCGAAAGGTGAGGAATCCACCAGTCATCAGATTGAGTTGCTCCTCTGCTGCCGCCATCTGATACAACAATTTGGTCATGAGGCTAGCGAACGGTTCTCCTCAATTTCAGCCGATTCCGGCTCCAATGGCAGGAAAATCACCCTGGAAAGAATCATCCAAACCGCCCGTGGATTGGGTTTGCAGACGGTTATTCATCGCCCTGAGTTCGAGCAACTCTTCGCATGTCTGCCGGCGGTTGCCGAATTCCGAAATGGCCGATATGTGCTTGTTTCAGAGTGGACGCATGACTCAGAAACCGCGCTTACCCTTCTGTTCCCCCAATCTCCCGACAATACAAATCTTGAGAAAATCTCCCTGCAAAAGTTCCAGGAGATCTGGGCAGGGGGCATTCTCTATTTTCGACGAGTCAATACGGCGCTGCTTTGCTTTTCGATTGTGGCGCGTGAACATCAGATCGAGGTCTCCCCCGAGCGTCTGGCCCACGAATACGCTCAGCCCCAGGAAATGGTGGGCCACAGCACGATGCTGCGCATGGCCAAGGACAATGGGTTGCGGGCACACCTGTTCCATTTGGATTGGGAGGGACTGTTGAAACTCAACAAGGCCTTTCCTGTCATTGCTCGTTTGCACAGTGGACAATACGTGGTTTTGGCCGGAGTAACGCGAAGTCCTGAGGAAGGGGAGGCTCGCTTAGTCTGTTTCGATCCATTGTTGGGATCAGGCAAGGGAATGCAACACTTGTCCCCAAAACAATACGAAACCATATCGACCGGGGACGTGTTCGTCTTTAAGCGGGTTTTTGAGCTGAGCGATGAAAATCAACCCTTTGGCTTGCGATGGTGGGGCCAGCGATCTACTTTCCATCCAAAATCATCGGCGTAA
- a CDS encoding AAA family ATPase, with protein MSISQLSADDLRLTIDPQSLTFHDTSELVNEPLPWIGQERAEQAARFGLTMQQADYNLFVLGEVGSGRSSLLKQAMIEVAAQRPVPPDLCYLHNFEAPERPCALHLPPGKGKAMRQAMARMTKLLTTEIPQQLIGPDFKMESERIEKAFKEKEVLAFAELDAFAEARNFSMRQESSQMMFTLRNAEGKAMSEDQLLAMSKEEREAINRSEEELLAEINRYFERTRPLERQMEEDLAELRRNVVCPLIDRETAAVLQAVGQQEQDCPQLAHYLSQLSHDLLENLELFPSQEGEEEILRKEALNRVLARYRINLVVDNAGLTGGPVIVEGNPLYRSLFGSIEYHSENEVLVTDFSRIRAGSLLKAHGGFLLLHLRDLLADPLVWEKLRRFLRSGQMQIEEPGTAYAPIAAVSLTPEPIDIEVKIVLIGSRELYYELQENDPEFARRFRVKVDFVEEFVTNDALRRASAVFVAKTCAKRNLPPFSARAVARLLEQSHRETEDQKRQSAIFGHLDAWIVESAAFCRNRGGDLVSVTDVDQATSARSLRHDYPERRLRESIVDGEVLIELAGERIGQVNGLSVIDLGDHSFGFPTGVTARTHAGEDGLTNIEREVEMSGPIHDKGVFILENYLAALFTRNAPLTFNASIVFEQEYHGIEGDSASCAELFALISALAGVPINQGIAVTGALNQHGEVLPVGGINEKIEGYFRVCREYGLTGHQGVIIPARNRRNLMLSHEILEAVQQGQFRIYASELATESLELLTGLPAGQANARGLYPKTSLFGQVQRTLSQYNRACNAHERHKE; from the coding sequence ATGTCCATCAGCCAACTTTCCGCCGACGACCTTCGTCTCACCATTGATCCGCAAAGCCTCACCTTTCACGACACCTCCGAACTGGTCAACGAACCTTTGCCCTGGATCGGTCAGGAACGCGCGGAACAGGCGGCCCGTTTCGGCCTCACCATGCAGCAGGCCGATTACAATCTGTTCGTGCTCGGTGAAGTCGGCAGCGGCCGTTCCTCGCTGCTCAAACAGGCGATGATCGAGGTTGCCGCCCAGCGCCCTGTCCCCCCAGATCTCTGCTACCTCCACAATTTCGAGGCGCCGGAACGGCCCTGTGCCCTGCATCTGCCTCCGGGCAAAGGGAAGGCCATGCGTCAGGCCATGGCGAGGATGACCAAGCTCCTGACCACGGAGATACCCCAGCAGTTGATTGGGCCGGATTTCAAGATGGAGAGCGAGCGGATCGAAAAGGCCTTTAAGGAGAAGGAAGTCCTGGCCTTTGCCGAGCTAGACGCCTTTGCGGAAGCGCGCAACTTTTCCATGCGCCAGGAATCGAGTCAGATGATGTTCACCCTGCGCAACGCCGAAGGCAAAGCCATGTCGGAAGACCAGCTGCTGGCGATGAGCAAGGAGGAGCGGGAGGCCATCAACCGATCGGAAGAGGAGTTGCTGGCTGAGATCAACCGCTATTTCGAGCGCACCCGCCCGCTCGAACGGCAAATGGAGGAAGATCTCGCCGAGCTGCGCCGCAACGTTGTTTGTCCGCTGATCGATCGGGAGACAGCGGCTGTCCTCCAGGCAGTGGGCCAACAGGAGCAGGATTGCCCTCAACTGGCCCACTACCTCAGTCAGTTGAGCCATGATCTGCTTGAAAACCTGGAGCTGTTCCCGAGCCAGGAAGGCGAAGAGGAAATTCTGCGTAAAGAGGCCCTGAACCGGGTCCTGGCCCGTTACCGCATCAACCTGGTGGTGGATAACGCAGGCCTGACGGGTGGACCGGTTATCGTCGAAGGCAATCCGCTCTATCGCTCGCTCTTTGGTTCCATCGAGTATCACAGTGAAAACGAAGTATTGGTGACCGATTTCTCCCGGATTCGCGCCGGTAGCCTGCTCAAGGCCCACGGCGGTTTTCTCCTGCTGCACCTGCGCGATCTCCTTGCCGATCCTCTGGTCTGGGAGAAACTGCGCCGCTTCTTGCGCAGCGGCCAGATGCAGATCGAGGAGCCGGGCACGGCCTATGCCCCTATTGCCGCGGTCTCGCTGACCCCGGAACCGATCGACATCGAGGTCAAAATCGTGCTCATCGGCTCGCGCGAACTGTATTACGAGTTGCAGGAAAACGATCCCGAATTTGCCCGCCGTTTTCGGGTCAAGGTGGATTTTGTCGAGGAATTCGTGACCAACGATGCCCTGCGCCGCGCCTCTGCCGTCTTTGTCGCCAAAACCTGCGCCAAGCGGAACCTGCCCCCTTTCTCGGCCCGGGCGGTGGCCCGCTTGCTTGAACAGAGCCACAGGGAAACCGAAGACCAAAAGCGGCAGAGCGCCATCTTCGGCCATCTCGATGCCTGGATTGTGGAAAGCGCGGCTTTTTGCCGGAATCGTGGAGGCGATCTCGTTTCAGTGACGGATGTCGACCAGGCGACCTCCGCCCGCAGCCTTCGCCACGACTATCCGGAACGGCGCCTGCGCGAATCCATCGTTGACGGTGAAGTGCTCATAGAGCTTGCAGGGGAACGGATCGGCCAGGTCAACGGGCTCAGCGTGATTGATCTTGGCGACCACAGTTTCGGCTTCCCCACCGGGGTGACCGCCCGCACCCATGCCGGTGAAGACGGCTTGACCAACATCGAGCGCGAGGTGGAGATGTCCGGCCCAATTCATGACAAGGGCGTCTTTATCCTTGAAAATTACCTGGCAGCCCTCTTCACCCGCAACGCACCGCTGACCTTCAATGCATCGATCGTCTTTGAGCAGGAGTACCACGGCATCGAGGGCGATTCCGCCTCATGCGCGGAGCTCTTTGCCCTGATTTCGGCGCTCGCCGGGGTGCCTATCAACCAGGGCATTGCCGTCACCGGGGCACTCAACCAGCACGGCGAGGTCCTGCCCGTGGGCGGCATCAACGAAAAAATCGAGGGATATTTCCGCGTATGCCGGGAATACGGCCTCACCGGTCACCAGGGCGTGATCATTCCCGCACGCAATCGCCGCAATCTCATGCTGAGCCATGAAATCCTCGAGGCGGTACAGCAGGGGCAGTTCCGCATTTACGCCTCTGAGCTGGCCACGGAGAGCCTGGAACTCCTCACCGGCCTCCCCGCAGGCCAGGCCAACGCCCGAGGACTCTACCCCAAAACCAGCCTCTTTGGCCAAGTACAACGCACCCTCAGTCAATACAACCGCGCCTGCAATGCCCACGAACGGCATAAGGAGTGA
- the istA gene encoding IS21 family transposase, with protein sequence MIGRRTVLEIVELKEQGFSIRSIARQLQLNRETVAKYLADDTPKRTKVKKASKLDPYREMIAEMVARCPDIKAPVVLQRISSKGFNGEITIVRDLLRRLRGQRSQRQPFIRFESEPGEQIQIDWGHFSGLSYGESSRKLYALAVLEGYSRMLYVYFTHSQQQESLHQGLLEAFRYFGGTPKEIVVDNMLTAVTERVGSIIRFNDAFLEFIGNFGIRPHACSIRAPHEKGKVENAIKYIRTNFWPLREITSLDQAQEQVRHWLDTVANVRKHATTGQRPIDRLQGLQPLPDPLPDCRQVCALQVHKDFGVRFDANVYSVPPWAVGKQVVLKADNQRVSIYLKDKMIACHCRCWQRRQRLELPGHREQVQKIKKRTLRDRQVMIFLSLGEIALRYLNQLTDLRLPIKKNIVALLLLGDEYGESALRYGLEKSLEKKAIGADYVRNILYQEMTPVNDHPPVRLDQENLNDIRLTTPSLAEYDAIALKRRSGNG encoded by the coding sequence ATGATCGGCAGGCGAACGGTTCTGGAAATTGTGGAGCTCAAGGAACAGGGATTTTCTATCCGCAGTATTGCCAGGCAGTTACAGTTGAATCGCGAGACCGTGGCAAAATACCTCGCCGACGATACGCCGAAGCGGACCAAGGTTAAAAAAGCGTCCAAGCTGGATCCCTACAGAGAGATGATTGCCGAGATGGTTGCACGCTGTCCGGACATAAAGGCGCCGGTGGTGCTGCAGAGAATCAGTAGTAAGGGGTTCAACGGTGAAATCACTATAGTGCGGGACCTGCTCAGACGATTGCGTGGTCAGCGATCTCAGCGCCAACCTTTTATCCGTTTTGAGTCGGAACCGGGCGAGCAAATCCAGATCGATTGGGGCCACTTTTCCGGCCTTTCCTATGGTGAGAGCAGCAGGAAACTCTATGCGCTTGCCGTGCTGGAAGGCTACAGCCGCATGCTCTACGTTTATTTTACCCACAGTCAGCAACAGGAGTCGCTGCATCAGGGATTGCTGGAAGCATTCAGGTATTTCGGCGGGACGCCGAAAGAAATCGTGGTCGACAACATGCTCACCGCAGTGACGGAGCGGGTGGGTTCGATCATCCGTTTCAATGACGCCTTTCTCGAATTTATCGGCAATTTCGGCATCCGGCCCCATGCCTGTAGCATCCGGGCGCCCCATGAAAAAGGCAAGGTGGAGAATGCCATCAAATACATCCGTACCAACTTCTGGCCCCTGCGGGAGATAACCAGCCTCGACCAGGCCCAGGAGCAGGTGCGGCACTGGCTGGACACCGTGGCCAACGTCAGAAAGCACGCCACCACCGGCCAGCGCCCCATAGACCGGCTGCAGGGGTTGCAACCGCTGCCCGACCCACTACCGGACTGCCGGCAGGTCTGTGCGCTTCAGGTCCACAAGGACTTTGGAGTACGTTTCGATGCCAACGTCTATTCCGTACCGCCATGGGCCGTTGGTAAACAGGTTGTTCTCAAGGCTGACAACCAACGAGTCTCCATCTACCTCAAAGACAAAATGATCGCCTGCCATTGCCGGTGCTGGCAGCGGAGACAGCGCCTGGAGCTACCAGGCCACCGGGAACAGGTACAGAAAATCAAGAAGAGAACGCTTCGCGATCGACAGGTGATGATTTTCCTCTCTCTGGGAGAAATCGCGCTGCGGTATCTCAACCAGCTGACCGATCTTCGGCTCCCGATCAAAAAGAATATCGTCGCCCTATTGCTGCTGGGGGATGAATACGGCGAGTCCGCGCTGCGCTATGGACTGGAAAAATCATTGGAGAAAAAGGCTATCGGCGCCGACTATGTCCGCAACATCCTCTACCAGGAGATGACACCGGTCAATGATCACCCGCCGGTACGGCTTGACCAGGAGAACCTCAATGACATCAGGCTCACAACTCCGTCTTTGGCCGAGTACGACGCCATTGCCCTTAAAAGGAGATCCGGCAATGGTTAA
- a CDS encoding histidine phosphatase family protein: MQPLIYLLRHGEVDTSSPRRFLGRTDLPLNANGINQAKQLGLAFADIPFQQVFASPLQRAMETACLVSRRPLSAIHPIQAFEEINLGSWEGLTAEEVRARFPGAYETRGNNMGTFRPDQGESFIDVAARALPALQRIARECTGPTLIVAHAGVNRALLASVQQTPIDDLLSIPQKYCGVNILGLCNTVLSVQAINQILYC, encoded by the coding sequence ATGCAGCCATTGATTTATCTGCTTCGTCACGGGGAGGTCGACACCTCCTCTCCCCGCCGCTTCCTCGGCCGGACCGATCTGCCCCTCAATGCAAATGGCATCAACCAGGCCAAACAACTTGGCCTGGCTTTCGCCGACATTCCCTTTCAACAGGTTTTCGCCTCACCGCTGCAACGCGCCATGGAGACGGCTTGCCTGGTCAGCCGACGTCCCCTCTCCGCAATTCACCCCATTCAGGCCTTTGAAGAAATCAACCTGGGCAGTTGGGAGGGATTGACGGCCGAGGAAGTGCGGGCACGATTTCCTGGGGCATACGAAACGCGCGGCAACAACATGGGCACCTTCCGTCCCGACCAAGGAGAAAGCTTTATCGATGTAGCCGCCAGGGCCCTGCCCGCCCTGCAGCGCATTGCCCGCGAATGCACCGGACCGACCCTCATCGTGGCCCACGCCGGAGTCAACCGGGCCCTGCTGGCCTCCGTGCAACAGACTCCGATCGACGACCTCCTCTCCATTCCCCAGAAGTACTGCGGAGTGAATATCCTGGGGCTCTGCAACACCGTCCTTTCGGTGCAGGCGATCAACCAGATCCTTTATTGCTGA
- a CDS encoding DVU_1551 family NTP transferase, protein MSPKPSAILLAGGFSSRMGELKALLPMGKATVLEQSINLFRSCGIEDIVVVTGHRAAEVTAAANEARARVAHNPDYADGMYSSIRAGVRGINAGSSGFFLLPVDICLVRRGTVKLLLQAQAQSPARIFYPVFDDQRGHPPLFSAELIELIAHTEEPEGGLRTLLAQVEAQAPEQVREVQVADANIHFDMDTPDDYFTGCIRFGRRGVPTMAEAKAILDHIYSMPEKGLAHGRMVGDVAGILCQTVIRHSGRELSPYTCRVCGLLHDIAKGHPHHEETGAAWLRELGFDRAAEIVGAHKDMDWTPEMGVGERELVHLADKLVRGSRMIGVNERFEEKLALYKHDPEAVQAILGRYRLAQNLAAAVEAEVGQPLELIMEMTSVACSH, encoded by the coding sequence ATGTCACCAAAACCCAGTGCCATTCTTCTCGCCGGGGGCTTCTCCTCCCGCATGGGTGAACTCAAGGCCTTGCTCCCCATGGGGAAAGCTACGGTCCTTGAACAGAGCATCAACCTGTTTCGCTCCTGCGGGATCGAGGATATTGTCGTCGTCACCGGCCACCGTGCTGCTGAAGTCACTGCCGCCGCAAACGAGGCTCGAGCGCGTGTGGCGCATAATCCTGACTATGCCGACGGTATGTACAGCTCCATCCGGGCTGGTGTCCGGGGGATCAATGCAGGCAGCAGCGGTTTTTTCCTGCTTCCGGTCGATATCTGTCTGGTGCGGCGCGGCACGGTCAAGCTGTTGCTCCAGGCCCAGGCCCAATCCCCAGCGCGGATCTTCTATCCGGTCTTCGACGACCAACGCGGGCATCCGCCCCTGTTCTCCGCTGAACTCATCGAGCTGATTGCCCACACCGAGGAGCCTGAAGGCGGCCTGCGTACCCTGCTCGCCCAAGTTGAGGCCCAGGCCCCTGAGCAGGTTCGGGAGGTACAGGTGGCTGATGCCAACATTCATTTCGATATGGATACCCCGGATGACTACTTTACCGGCTGCATCCGTTTCGGCCGACGGGGCGTCCCCACCATGGCCGAGGCAAAGGCCATTCTCGACCATATTTATTCCATGCCGGAAAAAGGGCTGGCCCATGGCCGCATGGTCGGTGATGTGGCCGGTATCCTCTGCCAGACGGTCATTCGCCACAGCGGCAGGGAACTGAGTCCCTATACCTGCCGGGTCTGCGGTTTATTGCATGATATCGCCAAGGGCCACCCCCACCACGAGGAAACAGGAGCCGCCTGGTTGCGCGAACTCGGCTTTGACAGAGCGGCCGAAATCGTCGGAGCGCACAAGGACATGGACTGGACGCCGGAGATGGGAGTGGGCGAACGGGAACTGGTGCATCTGGCGGATAAACTGGTTCGCGGCAGCCGCATGATCGGCGTCAACGAGCGTTTTGAGGAAAAACTGGCGCTCTACAAGCACGATCCGGAAGCCGTCCAGGCCATTCTCGGCCGGTACCGCCTGGCACAGAATCTGGCGGCTGCGGTCGAGGCCGAAGTGGGTCAGCCGCTGGAACTGATCATGGAGATGACCTCTGTGGCATGCAGCCATTGA
- a CDS encoding HlyD family type I secretion periplasmic adaptor subunit — translation MKLSRQVDEILEYQPDAVAIEGRPVPGKIRWVLWVSIGFLISVFTGAAVLRVDRIVVARGQLITNNPTMVVQSLNTALIHTIRVQVGDVVEQGQELATLDATFSGADLGQLEQRQQRLAVQIRRIQAEREEQPFKVLPDDGDEGKFQQQLMRQRQLVKEKYRRAAGDRRAMLQGKLQLNGVQLHGHEQQFRVLRDKEGTVAQHPQQDREYRLRLLEIQQSKSSTASAMDSLKAEARVIRNELRQVESDWQRFVEERKAELMEEETRLRADLENVRYELRKAARAHELISLRAPEKGIVLKMAERSIGSVLQQGEPFIILSPYDSVLEAEVRVASKDIGRIRTGDMVRLKCDAFPFQRHDTLPGKVRVVSENVIANNEMKAFISGKKEMGEANSSYRVRIHLLSTKLRNVPKEFRLMPGMNVQAEIKIGTRTVLSYFLYPVIRVWEESLREP, via the coding sequence ATGAAGCTCTCGAGGCAGGTAGACGAAATCCTGGAGTATCAGCCCGATGCCGTTGCCATTGAGGGACGGCCGGTGCCGGGGAAAATTCGTTGGGTCCTTTGGGTAAGTATTGGATTTTTGATCTCTGTTTTTACCGGTGCAGCTGTGCTCAGGGTGGACCGGATTGTTGTCGCGCGTGGGCAGCTCATCACCAATAATCCGACCATGGTTGTGCAATCGCTCAATACCGCGCTCATTCACACTATCCGGGTGCAGGTGGGCGATGTGGTTGAGCAGGGTCAGGAACTGGCCACCTTGGATGCGACCTTTTCTGGAGCTGATCTGGGGCAATTGGAGCAAAGGCAACAGAGGCTTGCTGTTCAGATCAGACGCATACAGGCGGAACGTGAAGAACAGCCATTCAAAGTCCTTCCCGATGATGGAGATGAGGGCAAATTTCAGCAACAACTCATGCGGCAACGGCAGTTGGTCAAGGAAAAGTATAGACGGGCAGCTGGTGACCGGAGGGCAATGTTGCAGGGCAAGCTCCAATTAAACGGCGTTCAGTTGCACGGGCATGAACAACAGTTCAGGGTGCTGAGGGACAAAGAGGGAACCGTGGCTCAACATCCGCAACAGGATCGGGAATATCGACTTCGTTTGCTGGAGATACAGCAGAGTAAAAGCTCGACCGCCAGTGCCATGGACAGCCTCAAGGCGGAAGCGCGTGTTATCCGCAACGAACTGCGGCAGGTTGAATCGGACTGGCAACGGTTTGTCGAGGAACGGAAGGCGGAGTTGATGGAAGAGGAAACCCGGTTACGGGCTGATCTGGAAAATGTCCGTTATGAGCTGCGTAAGGCGGCAAGGGCACATGAACTCATCTCGTTACGGGCACCGGAAAAGGGAATTGTGTTGAAAATGGCCGAGCGGTCGATTGGCTCTGTTTTGCAGCAGGGGGAGCCTTTCATCATCCTCAGCCCTTATGACAGTGTGCTTGAGGCCGAGGTCAGGGTGGCGTCAAAGGATATTGGCCGCATTCGCACAGGGGATATGGTGCGCCTTAAATGTGATGCCTTCCCGTTTCAGCGGCATGATACCTTGCCCGGCAAGGTTCGAGTTGTCAGTGAAAATGTGATTGCGAACAACGAGATGAAGGCTTTTATAAGCGGAAAAAAGGAGATGGGGGAGGCCAATTCCTCGTATCGGGTACGGATTCATCTCCTCTCCACAAAACTGCGAAATGTCCCAAAGGAGTTTCGGCTCATGCCGGGGATGAATGTTCAGGCAGAAATCAAGATCGGTACGCGCACGGTTTTATCCTACTTTCTGTATCCCGTTATTCGCGTTTGGGAGGAAAGCCTGCGCGAACCCTGA
- the istB gene encoding IS21-like element helper ATPase IstB: MVKEIQGKFKALRLKHCAENIESILEQGKQKNLSALQAMHRLLDLELEQRRRARIMLCFKQSKLPEQPTIDQFDFNFHSSRSQHKTTILGLLDLEFIRRKMDVILIGNPGVGKSLLAKTIAYGATQDGIKTLFTSAMDMINQLVAAQDNRTLLSKLKTYQSPDLLVIDEIGYLPLGQQGSNLFFQVISARHKQKSTIITTNLPFAQWGNIFDNTTVATAIADRLVYNSEILVMEGKSYRKRA, translated from the coding sequence ATGGTTAAAGAGATCCAGGGGAAGTTCAAGGCATTGCGCCTTAAACACTGCGCGGAAAACATAGAATCCATCCTGGAGCAGGGGAAACAGAAAAACCTCTCTGCCCTGCAGGCGATGCATCGCCTGCTCGACCTGGAGCTCGAGCAGCGTCGTCGGGCAAGAATTATGCTGTGCTTCAAACAGTCGAAACTGCCGGAGCAGCCGACCATCGATCAGTTTGATTTCAACTTTCATTCATCACGCAGTCAGCACAAAACAACCATTCTTGGGCTGCTGGATCTTGAATTTATCCGCCGTAAAATGGACGTCATCCTCATCGGCAATCCTGGCGTGGGGAAAAGTCTCCTGGCAAAGACCATTGCCTATGGAGCCACCCAGGACGGCATCAAAACGCTTTTCACTTCGGCAATGGATATGATCAACCAGTTGGTCGCCGCTCAGGACAATCGAACCCTTTTAAGCAAACTCAAAACATACCAAAGTCCGGATCTGCTTGTGATAGATGAGATCGGGTATCTACCGCTTGGCCAACAGGGCTCAAACTTATTTTTCCAAGTTATCAGTGCTCGGCATAAACAGAAGTCGACCATCATAACGACCAATTTGCCCTTTGCACAATGGGGAAACATCTTTGATAACACCACTGTTGCCACGGCGATTGCCGACCGACTCGTCTACAACTCGGAGATCCTTGTCATGGAGGGAAAAAGCTATCGAAAAAGGGCATAA